The segment AGTCATCAGCCAGTGGCACTGAAATGAACAACAAGAACTTCTCCAAGCTATGCAAAGACTGTGGTATCATGGATGGCAAGACAGTCACTTCCACTGATGTAGACATCGTGTTCAGCAAAGTCAAGTGAGAGACCaaagatgggagtgggggtggtgagTAGAACAAACAAGCTAGTGGGACATGGCATCAGAAGTTCACGTGATGGAACATTTGTCATGGGGCTACTGAGCATCAGCTGggtacatggcactgtctattcCCTGTCCTCAAGACACTAGGTGGCCAAGTCTGAGTAAGGGGAGGATTGGACCTTAGAAAGTGATGAGTTCATGTTCCAGAGTTCCTGGATTTGTCTCACTGACTAGGGCCAAGAATGCCCGAACCATCACATTTCAACAATTCCAAGAGGCGATGAAGGAACTGGGCCAGAAGCGGTTCAAGGGGAAGAACGCAGATGAGGCGCTGGAAGACGTTTATAAACACATGGAGGGCAAGGATCCAGCTACCACGGGTGTTACTGTGAGCGACATTCTTCATCCCTAATGTTTGACCCTACTTCCCTAAATACCTTATGCTGGTCTCCTCTCCCACCTTCTGATGACCCTAACGCCCGCCAACGGTGGCACTATCAGGAGACAGGGCAGAAAACCTCTGTGGTACTGCTGGTACTGGAACAGACTTTAGAGATCCTCTAGTCATttcagaggtgaggaaactgtggcccagataggggaagtgacttgcccaaggtccacagctattttaatagtaaaatttaGATTCCTTCCCAAGAGCCCAGCATCTGAGCCGGGCAACTAAGGCCTGATGGACACTGAGTGCAGAGGACTTCGTACCTGATCCCCACCTCTCTTCCTGCTCTTATGTAAGGTCTAATCTCTGACTTCTTGCCTCTCACCCACCCTCTGTTCCCTATTTGTCCCCTCTCTACTAAAAGCTCTTTCTACTCTAGGTTTCAAATAGGACCTACCCAGTAGGAGGGACCTTGCATATTGGGCCAGGGGTTGAAGTTTTCTGGCTGCAGCCTGGTCAAAATAACTCCTCTGGAAGCAGAAAAATCCACACATAGCCCCTCACTCCCATACACCAGGCTCTTCCTCCCTCATGAGTGGATGGCTCTTGTCACAGTTCCTGCCCATAGCCACATCTGGGCCCTGAGAAAGCAGCACCACGCCATAGCTAGAACAAGAGCTCTGAGCACCAGCAGAATCAAAGGCCATCTTTAGAGAAGGGGTGTGATTGTGGATGGGAAAGGAGAGGGATCAGACCTGTCATCCTCTGGCTTGCAGAAAGCAACGACCGTGGGCGGGGTGAGCCGGCTGACAGACACCAGCAAGTACACTGGCTCCCACAAGGAGCGCTTTGACGAGAGTGGCAAGGGCAAAGGCATCGCAGGACGGGAAGAGATGACCGACAATGCAGGCTATGTGAGTGGCTACAAGGGTGCTGGCACCTATGATAAAAAGGACAAGTAAGGAATAGCCTCATCTTAGCCTGCCAGCCTTTGACCCTGCTGCATCTTTAACATCAGGGAGCTTGGGGAACAATAAACATCTGTGTGTGCAACAGCTAATGAGCTCTGTCTTCCACCAGGGTGAGGGATGGATGGGCCTGTTtgtgtatggagagagagagaagagaagagagaaagcccaAGGAGTCAGGGTTTCCAGCTCTCCATCTTTTGCCCTACTTAGCCTGACGCCTCCAAACCATAAGTTAGCCTTCCCCTCAACAACTGCTTCTAAGATCAGAGCTGAGGAATATGTTTGGAGGTAAGAGATAAACCAGATGTGGAGGCAAAAGTATTTGATACTTGCATTCATATTACATATTACTGGTATGCACCCCCTTCTGCCTGCCAAAGGGGAGTAACAATTCCTGATCTGACGGATGACCCAGATACCACTAACCAGTCCCCTGTCCCTCCACCTTCCTCATCTGTTGAAATGCAGATTTTGTTGGGGGAGAAATAGAAGCCAGCTAAGGTGGGCCAAGGATCTACTTAGCTTGACTCCTATTACAAGTTTGTCCTAgagctggaggaagggagaatctgttttcaaCACCCAGCCTGAAGTGAGTTTTACCCCCACCGCACCTCCATCATAGTTTACATGGGCCAGCAAATCCTACTGATAGCTACAGGTAGACCAAGAAGATGGCCAGAGGTGGGTAACCCCCAGGACTCCAAGAGTCCTGGTGCactgaggaaaaaagaatgaaaccagaacTGAGTCAGatatgtcttttatctttttatttttaaatgattatagattcacaggaagatgcaaaaatagtacagaaaggTTCCATGTACCCGTTACCCAGTTTCATCCAATGGTGATATCTTACATAACTGagatgtgtgttttgttttgttttaaactttatttatttaagtgtgtttttccaggacccatcagctccaagtcacatagttgttccaatctagttgtggagggcacagcccatgtggggatcgaaccggcaaccttgttgttaagagcactgtgctctaaccaactgagctaaccggctgcccctcagATGTGTTTTTAAAACCTTCCATGACTACAGCTAGGTCCACCTCATCCATCTTGTCAGCAGCAGATCCTAGAGTTTGAGAGACATTAGGAGGAGCTTTGGAAAGGAACAGGATATAGGAATCTTCGGGGGTCAAAGAAGGTAACTTGAAACTATAGTGAGCCATTGCGAATGGTGGAAGGAAAGAGGTTGGAGAAGACAGGGCGACTAAAAGAGGCTGGGAGTGTGGGGTAGAGGCTGCACTGGGCTCCATGgtagaaggagggaggaaaggacagGTTATATGAAGAAGAGATCAATGATTTCATAGAGAGGGGCAGACTGGGAACTGAGGGGTCTGGTTAAAATGAACCTAAGCGTCTCAGGAAGGAGTTCCTATAGCCAGAGATACCCATCACGTGGGTGAGTGAGTGGAGGGAGTCATAAAGGAAATGAGGAAGACTGAGAAGAAAagggtggtggggatggggaatTGAGATGTGGAGCTGGGTGCCTGTTGCCATGATGTGAGCTGAGGCTCTGGGCCTCCATCCAGAATTCAGGATCTGGCCCAGTGAATGGACAGTCACTGCCAACTGGACACTGTCAGCTTCTTGGGTGGGTACAACTGTCTGTGGGAGAAGGGGGATAATGGGAAGGGGGAGGTAAACAAGTTGGAAGGAGCCCAGGAGACAGTATGATTGCATGGTGACCAAAGCTCTGGACATTTTTCCTACTTCCCTGGTCCCTTGGAAGAGGACCCTGCCTGCCTTTGAAGTCAGGGAGGAAGCCTTATACCCGGGATCAGACTTTTGGCAATGGGAACAGGCTGGTCTGTGGTGGCAGTAGGGGGTGGTTTGGAATGAAAGCCTCCCTTCCCTAGTAGAAGCCAATGATACCTATCGGTTCAGCATCATACTTTCGGGAACACAGCAGATAGAGCCTTTGGTTGGTTAGGGTGCCATTGTAGCGGCAGCTGGTGGGCGCCTGTTTGGTGACCAGAGAGCAGATTGTGAGGGGAAAGGTATCCTGGGTGACTGTACAATATTCATTGTAATTATCACAGAAGCTCTCAGAGTATTTGCAATACTTCTGGATGGCTGTCCAGGGGGCATGTATCACATAGTGGGTGTTTGGGCAATACAGTCTTTGTTCTTTGCCCCGCACGTAGGCCATCAGACCATTACAGTAGCCCTGGAAACCCACTGGATAGTTAACCCTGGGATAGTCAATATGTAAGTCGCGGAAGTTCTTGATGATAACCTGCAGCCTCATGTCCACGACCAGAGTTGGTTCTAGAACAAGCTGGAGGAACAGGAGCCAGGCCACAGCTATTGCCATTCTTCCTGCTGGTAGAGTTGAGGTGGTTGGAGGCAAAAGTGGGCGTACAGTGTGCCTCTTCCCGGAGCCTCCAGCATTCCCCCAGCCATCATTGTGTGCCTTCTCTTACACCCTAAGAGTTGGACTGGACCTCAGAGATCATCCAGCCCTAGACCTCAGGCCCCAGAGAGAGGAGACacttgccaaggtcacccagctggtcaGCCACCTTCAGCCATTCCCCCTCTCCCTTGGTCCACCTGCAGTCTCAGCCTCACCCAGTCCATGAGCTGTAACACTTACAGAATAAAAGATCCAGCTGGTTCTTGGGTGAGCAACTCTTCTCGATTGTCGCTGACCCCAGTCAAACCTTCTGGTAAAAAATGCAGAGGCAATAGAAGGAATAGAGCTACAGTTCTCTGATTTCTCTGGAGGAAGGACAGGAACTAGAAGATGAGCAGGGCAGCGAGGCAGGGATTCTTCTTGCCTGAGGCCAAGGACAGCCCAAGGGTGGGAAGAGGCTGGAAAGGTTTCTGGATAAAGGCCAGTCTGAGAGGAGGGCATGTCCCCTGAGTTTGAGAAGCCCCTGTGCTGAAGGACTTGGATGGGTGAGAGGAAAGAGACATTACTCTGTGGTCTCCTCCTTTCTGGTGTCATAAGAACACTTAGTTCCAGCCTTCTTGCCAGAACTCCCTAAGTTCTTGGGCtttctttgatgttttcttcTGGTCCATAGGCCCTGCTCCTGCGGAAAGCTGAGAAGAAAAGCACTATAATGTTTCTGAGGAACAAAGTGCTGCTTATTCCTGACCCTTAGAGAACAGAGCGTCTGCCACTCTCTCATCCCACTCACAGGAGCCCAGGAGGCCACACACATGCGCATGCATAAGCAACGGCCATCCACCCAAGTGCTGCTGTGCTGAAAATCCAACATGTCCTGTGGACCCCTCACTGTCCCCATCATCTACTTCACAACAATCACAATGACAGGATCACAGTGACTCCCTCGCCTATAACCTCAGGCCCTTTTGGAGTCAGAGCACACCTGCAAATTTTTGTATGCTGACCCTGAAGCCTCAAACTTGTCCGGTCAGATTAAACAGCATAGCTTGGACTTTAAGGAGGTGTGGACCACCTGAGCCCAGCAGGTCAGATTCTCACTGTTGTCTCTCAGGTTAGGAAAGGGCCGGGCTCCTAATTCTCTTTTTCATCAACACCTGCCCCTTCATCAGAAGCAGAAAGCCAGCTCCCCAGAGCCTGCCAGCCGCAGTCCTTGACTTCCACGGGCCTTTCAGCCTGGTCTCCTGCAGGGTATGAGCTAGGTGTGGGCTTCCTCCCAGGAGAGCCAACCATAGTCTCCCTGGAGCGGGAGCGGGCAGTCAGACTGCAGAACGCGGAGTGCTCCGAGGCCAATTTGTAGTTCAGGGGTGGGTGCAGAGAGGCGTACTGGTGTTCCTCCTTCATAGCCCCCCACTCCCCAACTTGCTCTTTCTTACGGCACAAACTATAGTCCAAAACTGAACCCATCCTTCCCTAGAGTTAACTGGGGAAGGTGAGATAGAcaactttcttctcctcctctgttGTCTATCTCACCTTCCCCAGTTACTTCTACGAGAAATCTGAGAGGGATCCTAGACCCCTTTTTCTTCCTAATTCCACCCGTGGGAAAGCAGTGTCTACATGGTAAAGAAGAGCAAGTTTGAGTAAAACAGACCAGAAATTGAATCCACGCTCTGCTCTTTACAGGCTATGCACTGTCAATCGAAGTTTGCTGAAACACTATAAACAtcgatttcttcatctgttaatgAGGATAATATTTTATACGTTGTGGCGGTATTAGGATTCGTTAAGATGTATGTCAAGAGCTTTTTGCCCAGTGCCGTGCCTTGCACATAGTGAGACTCAGTATGAACATGAGTCCATCAGTCATGCAGCCCCAGCAATCTTATGTAAACTTTTCCTAAACCCGTTCCTTCCATTCCTATTTCTTCTCCTGCTTGGGCTCTCCCTGCCCCTGGACACCACACATACTCCAACTCTAGTAAGGCTCTGAGCCTCAGAGGATGTAAGACCTCCCATGATCTAGGCCTTGTCTCCAACTGCATCTCCTGCGCCTGCCTGCTTCCCCTGtggtgcccccaccccacccccatgtccTTGCTCATGTCGTCTCCTCTTCCCAGAATGTtgctcttctcctcctcccactcTCGCCCCCATCAATTCCACCGAACTAGCTCATGCAAAGACTCAGCCCAGAGATCCTGTACAAGAAGCCTCCGCTTGGAAGACCTCCCCGCGGAAGTGTGCACAGCCAAGCAAGTGAGGGTAAAGCCCGCACGGGCAGGTGGCTATCTGTGTCCTTCAGGCTGGTCTACAAGCCAACACCAAGTGGGAGCCCACGCAGGAGGGTGCCTGAGCCTGGCTGACTCAAGTCTTTGAGAAAGCCTACTACTGTGCGGTCTCTACTTCAAAGCATGTCACCTCTTCCCTATTTGCTCAAGGCTGCAGCTTCCCTAAGAAGAGGGAGGCTTCTTTCATGCCTCTTGGTCTTCCTCTTATTTCATTCACTGCTCACCCACCACCACTCAACTCGGCACACACAATTACAGAAATGGAATAGCACATTGTAGAGGAAAGAGTTCAGGACTTGATATCAGATAACTTACtgaatttctgtttcctcttctataaaataggaCTAATACCTTCCTTACCTCATGAGGctataagaataaaatgagatggtCAGCATGAAAATGCCTTTTAACCattagacaatatataaatggaTAACTGGGGATGGTTTCCTAGGTTCTACACCAACTCACTTTTTCCCCCAATTAACATCGGCAAAGCTTCTTTCATTCCCCAAATGAACCAAGTGGCCTTCCCGATCCCCACTCGGCCCCCAATCTAGAGCCCCCTCTAATACCTGACTTAAAATTCATCTTCACAAAGCTTTCTATTATTAGCCATGTACTATGTTGAttactgcaaaatatttttttaataattgttaaatacCATTTGAAAGCACTGTGACAAATTTGGGGGTAAATATAAAGGTAAATAAGAGAGTTCCAGTCCAGATTAAACTTACAATTCAGTAAGAAAGGCACACATATGTTACAAAGGCATGAGCACAGGGCCCGGAAAAGTGCTGATGTGCTATGGGCCTTCGGGTTTCAAACTGCCATCCTAGTGGTCTGGTATATAAAGTCCTATCCTAGAGGTGTTGAACCATAGGATTGCTTCTTCCATTCAGACATCCTTGTCATGGTTTCATCTGTTCCCTAAGCCTGAGATTTGTAGAATTGTTACCCTATTACACAAGAATTACCctagagatgaagaaactaagttTCAGAGGACAGCAGCTTGCTAAAGGTCATAAGTCGTATTCGGTGGCACTCCATGGGGGACAATTTTGTcatgtctggagacacttttagttgtcacaactagGAGGTGTttctggcatctagtgggtagagacctgGGTTACCGCGAAACCCATCAATGCACAAGATGGCTCCCAACAGAGAATCATCCAGACTAAAATGTAAATAGTGCTGaaattgagaaaccctggtcCAAGGAATCAGATTTCCTAACAAGTACGGACTTACTTATACTTTATATGTTAAAAAGGGGCGGTAAATATCCAGGGTTTAGAAACATGTTTGTTAGATTTTGCTTGTAATGGTACTCGTTTTTCTATCAGCAAAAGGAGTCCTGATAGTTCACCACTGAAacaattttgagttatttttcctGTAAAAGTGACCCTCTACATGTAGTCATCTgtacattctctctctcctccccatccCCAAGAGTAAGCATTTCTAGAACAACTGGCTAGAATGGCAGGTGCAGGGGTGATTTCATATGATTGACGGGAACCCCAAGACATTTCCCAGAGTGAGCTCACCTCAGTCCCAGTGGCACCACTTTTTGTCCTGTCCAACTCAAATTACTCAATAGCATACTGTGTCATAGACAGCTCCTGCGTTGTCCTTGAACCCAAAGATTGCTTTAGACATCTCAACTTCTTGTCATAACTTCACCTCAACCCCAGGGTTGCTGCCTAGGAGCTGCATTGTGAGTTCCTCACTGTGCTAACCAACGTTATGGGTTGGTCGTGATCCCACCTGGGCCTGGGATTATTTAGGGGCACAGTGAA is part of the Rhinolophus sinicus isolate RSC01 linkage group LG03, ASM3656204v1, whole genome shotgun sequence genome and harbors:
- the TPPP2 gene encoding tubulin polymerization-promoting protein family member 2, giving the protein MASEAEKTFQRFAVFGESSASGTEMNNKNFSKLCKDCGIMDGKTVTSTDVDIVFSKVKAKNARTITFQQFQEAMKELGQKRFKGKNADEALEDVYKHMEGKDPATTGVTKATTVGGVSRLTDTSKYTGSHKERFDESGKGKGIAGREEMTDNAGYVSGYKGAGTYDKKDK
- the RNASE13 gene encoding putative inactive ribonuclease-like protein 13, translating into MAIAVAWLLFLQLVLEPTLVVDMRLQVIIKNFRDLHIDYPRVNYPVGFQGYCNGLMAYVRGKEQRLYCPNTHYVIHAPWTAIQKYCKYSESFCDNYNEYCTVTQDTFPLTICSLVTKQAPTSCRYNGTLTNQRLYLLCSRKYDAEPIGIIGFY